Within the Argonema galeatum A003/A1 genome, the region GGAAAAAATACCGTCTTTTACTGTGATTACGAACGAGTATTTCTAGACAAGGAACAAAATATTACCGACAGACAGTTAAATATAGTAGGATCTTTAACAAAAGATCAATTAATCCAGCGTTTACTTATACCGGATTTTTTAGCAGATTCTCCATTTCCAGTATTACAGCAATGTATGCTGATGAATAGAAGTATTTTTAGTAAAAAAATGTTTGATGAGAGCCTGAAGGCTCTCCAAGATAGAGATTTTCCATTAGGTCTTCTCCAGGCCGGAGTTAATTTTGTTTATACACCCATTGTGGGAGCATTCTATACAAAACATCAAACCAATAGAACAAATAAGTGGTCTTACATGAAAGGATATTATATACTTTTATACGAGACAGTTTACAGCAAGCAGAAGGATTTACTTCCCCTTTGCGAAATCGGCATAGATTTTTTGGTGCAAGAAACCATCAGAGAAAAAGATAAAGCTAATTTTGAACGATTGATTAAAATCATCGATTCACCAGTGTATTTTTTAGATAAAAAAGTAAAAGTTAATAACCCAGCATTCCTCAAAATCATCTATTCTCTTAGGCAAATTACCCCCAGTTTTATACTTTATGAAAAATACCGAGGGCCGCGATCGCAAAAAATCTTATCAATATTCTCCAAGTTGACAGGTAAAAAAAATAAGGAGGTAATATAAAATTGAAAGTTTCACTAATTGTTAGCGATTTATCGGGAGGGGGCGCTGTACGGGCTTTTTTGCTGGGACAGGTAATCAAAAAACTGAATTATGAAGTAGAAATCGTAGGATTCCAATTTGGAGAAGAACTGTATGCGATTCCTCCTTCGGGAATGCCTATTTTTTCAGTAAAGGGCGAGAAATATCCCGGATTATTTAAAAGAGCGATCGAAGTTTTAAATAAAATCGATGGAGATATTATTTATGCAGTAAAACCCAAGCCAACAAGTTTTGGAATATCTGTAGTTAAAAAGTTATTCAATAATCGTCGTCCTTTACTTTTAGATATGGATGACTGGGAACTCAGCTGGCACGGAGGAGATGATTGGAAGTACCGTCCTACACCCAAACAGCTTTATCGAGATATTTTCAAAAAAGATGGGGCGCTAAAATATCCCGATCATCCTCTGTATGTAAAGTGGATGGAAAACTTGGTGCAGAATGCAGATGCCATAACTATAGACACCGATTTTCTCAAAAAACGCTTTGGCGGTGTTTATCTGCCTAATGGCAAAGATACGGAAATGTTTGACCCCGATAAATACGATCCCGAAGCAAGCAGGTCCCGCTATGGCCTATCTGGATATCGAATTTTAATGTTTCCGGGAGCCCCACGACCTCACAAGGGGGTTGAAGATGTCTTAATTGCGTTAGATATCCTGAATCAATCAGACTTAAAATTGGTAATTGTGGGTGGAAGCCCTTATGATGATTATGATGATAAACTAAGCCAAAGATGGGGACGTTGGATTATTAAACTACCGAGGTGTCCTGTAGAAGCGATGCCGGAAGTGGTAGCTGCTGCCCATGTTGTAGTTGTTCCACAGCGAAACGACCTCACAGCTAGGGCGCAATTTCCTCTCAAACTAACTGATGGGATGGCTATGGCTAAACCGATTTTATCTACAAAGGTGGGAGATATTCCCGATATTTTGAACGGAACGGGTTATCTAGTGGAACCTGGAAATCCAGAGCAAATTGCTGTCAAAATTCAAGAAATATTTCAAGATTTAGAGTCAGCAAACGAACGGGGTCGGAAAGGCAGAGAAAGATGTGTAAAATATTACAGCGTAGATTCGATGTCAGCTACCCTATCAGAAATTATAGCAGGTTTATAATAAAAAGTAATTTATTTGAATCGATCGCCAATCAGGTTGATGTCCATTTTCTAACAGCAGGTATAGTTGAATGTCTTCCGAAAATCTGTTAATAAAATTTGTTCGCCGCTATCCAGTTTGGATGTCAATGACGATCGTTTTGGGTTTTTCTGGCGCATTATTTAACGGCGTGAGTACTACTCTGATAGTGCCGATCTTGTTAAATTTTTTAGGTCAAAAAATAGATTTAAAAGGTGCGCCGCCCGTAATCGGGCGTCTCATGTCGCCCTTTGATGGCATTGCAGAAGACTATCGGCCTATTGTGATGGCGGGAAGCATTTTGTTGGCAATTGTATTGAAGAACGTTGCCAGTTATGTTGGCAGCTTAGTATCTAGTTCCTTGATGCGGGCGCTTACTTCTGATTTGCGGGAAGATGGGCTTAAATTATTGCTAGAAGTGGATTATGAGTTTTTTGGACAGATGAAAGTGGGGGATTTGATTAACCGCCTGGGTGGGGAAATCGGTCGGACTATCGCTATGGTTGGGACGACGCTTCGGATAGTGAGTATCTCCATTACTATTTTAGTATTCGTGGGGTTGTTGTTGGCAATTTCCTGGCAACTCACCATAGTTTCAACGCTTTTACTTGGCTTAGTAGCGTTAGTTAATCAACAATCAATTTCCCGTTCTAAGTATTTTGGTAAATTGCTTTCAGATATGTCAAAAGCGTATTCAATACGGGTGCTGGAAGTGCTAAACGGAATTCGCTTGGTGAAAGCAACGGCAAATGAAGAAAGAGAATATAAATGGCTGCAAAAGTTAATTCGCGATCGCGAACAAGCTGATTACCAATCTCAGGTACACTCGGCTGCAATTAGCCCGGTTAGCGAAGTAACGGGCATAATTACTTTAATGGGAATCGTGATTTTAGGTCGGCTGGTTTTCGCCAATCAAATACAGTCGATTTCCACCGTGCTGCTGACTTATTTATTGGTGCTTTTCCGGTTGCTGCCGTTCATTACTCAGTTAAACGGTGCTAGAAGTCAACTTGCCAATACTGCTGCCAGCGTGGACATAGTACAGGACTTTTTGCGGCGAGACAATAAACCTTTCATGAAAGACGGTTCTTTGCCTTACAAGCAAATAAGTAAAGGTATTCATTTCAATAATATAACTTTTAAATATCCCAATCATGAGAAGTTAGTGCTAAAGGATATTAACCTGTATTTACCACGCGGTACAACTTTGGCTTTGGTGGGTGGATCGGGTGCTGGTAAATCAACTTTAGCGGATATTTTACCCCGATTTTACGACCCGATCGGGGGCTGTATCACCATCGACGATACGGATTTGCGGGACTTCGATCTCAAAAGTCTCAGAAGTTCGATGGGTATTGTCAGTCAGGATACTTTTCTGTTTAACGACTCGGTTCGCAATAATATCGCCTACGGACGACCTGATGCAACGGATGAGGAAGTTTTTGCGGCGGCTAAACGAGCAAATGCTTATGAATTTATTGAGAAATTGCCCAAGGGATTTGATACTACGATCGGCGATCGCGGTGTGCTATTATCGGGAGGACAGCGGCAGCGTCTGGCGATCGCACGCGCCCTTTTGCAAGATCCAGACATTTTAATCCTTGATGAAGCAACGAGTGCGTTGGATACAGTTTCCGAACGACTGGTACAACAGGCGATCGACGATTTGAGTCGCGATCGCACCACCCTCGTAATTGCTCACCGCCTCTCCACCGTGCAAAATGCCCATCAAATTGCCGTACTAGACCAAGGGCGCGTTGTAGAAACTGGTACTCATGAAGAACTTTTAGACAAAGGTGGCTACTATGCAAGACTGTACTCTATGCAATTTGCCGAACGCCCTGAAAAGGTGATTAACGGCAATGAAGAAATTCGCAATCGTCTTTCCTACGAAGTTCGTACCCGTCTCAACACTATGATAGGTTCCCTGCGATTACTTGCTGATGACTTCATAGACACTCCTGAAGAAAAAGATGAGCTACTTGAGGAATCTTATGCCTCAGCAATCAGCCTTCTCAACACGATTGAATTGTTTGAAAATAGTACTAAACTGCCGACTAAATAACAGTGAGGTTCGCTCTTAGTATGAATGAATCAGAAAAATATTTTTGCTTTTGCACGTTAGCTCTTGGCAGTAAGTATCGAAATTTGGCCAAAGAACTAGCCGCAGATTTAGAAAAATATTCTCGGTTAACTAAAGTGGTAATTTACACAGATAACCCCGAAGACTTTAGGGAGGTGAAAAATGTTTTAGCTTTTAAGCATCGACAAAAAGGTATTCTTCATTGTTATCACGACAAACGCTTTGTCCTGCAAAAGGCTCTGTCAATGTTTCGTGCGGCAATCTATATTGATGCCGATACAAGGATTTTAGCTGATGTACCCGATATTGAATGGGAACCTGGAATTACCGGACGCTATGAAAACTTGAGCGAACATATCAGCAAATTTCGTCCGCAATCTATGGATTTAATGAAAAGTGTTGCCGATAAGCTAGATATTAGTTGGGAAAAGGCTAATTTTATCGGAGAATCTTTATATATAATCGCTAGGGATGAAGGCAGAGAAGAATATTTTTTTACCGAGTGGGATAGGATTGGAAATTACTTGGAATTAAAAGGTATGTATGGTGGAGAAGGAAACGCGATGGGATTGGCGGCTGCCAAAGTGGGATGGACTGTCAAAAAAAACGAGGGTTGGGAACATCTAAATAAAATCAGAAAGCACTTGGATGCTTCTTATGGAAAAGGGCAGATAACTTTTTGGGAGAATTGGCGACGCCGACTCGGTTATCACTATCGTCTGAACAAAGCTAGATTAGCCGCATTAAAAAATTTTAATTTTTACTACCGTTAAAGCAGTATGAATGAGCCTAAAAATGAGCGTCAGCTTTTTCAAGATTATCGCTATTTTTGAAAATAGCTGTAAGCTACACAGCTGAATTATAGCGGATGAGAGTGATTATAAATTATACTGGTTATGTTAGCAATTTGCGTTAGTATATGGGCAAAAAAAACGTCGGGATGCTTACCAGCTATCCGGGTTCTACCCCAACTGATTGGCTATGGCAACAAACACCACATCCTTTGGGACTTTGGGGCAACATTCAAATGCTGGCACCTGCAAAAAATCCAGACTTTTTACTGTTGTATAATTTTACGTCTTTTCCAGAATTGATGCCCGAACCTTCGCGGTTTCGACGCTTGCTTAACAGGTTTCAAAAACAGCAGGGTAAAGACAAGCAAGACATCCAAGCTAAACTGCGGGGGGTGCCCAAAGAAAGTATTATTTCTCTGGTACGGGAACCGCCTTTTGAAAAAATGAAAAACAATAGAATAGCTGAATACCAACAGGCGCAGAAATACTGCGGGTATGTCTCAGGCCCGGATGACTTGGCCCCTATTCCCGACTATATGCCTGCCATTTGGTATCATTCCAATTCCTTCCGTGAATTAAATGAGATGGGGCCACCAGAAAAGGTGCGATCGTGCTGTTGGATTACTTCTGGGATCGATCGCACGGCAGAACATCGTCAGCGTTTGGCTTTTTTACAGCTTTTATGCGAAAGCGGTTTAGAATTTGATTTGTACGGGCGGGATTTACCAAAATGGGCTGGTGGATATGGAAAAATAGGTAATAAATGGAATGTTATGAGTGGCTACTACTACAACCTGGCGATCGAGAACTATGCTGGAAATGATTGGTATGTGACCGAAAAACTCTGGGACGCTTTGTTGGCATGGTGTTTGCCCATTTACTATGGTGGCCCTGCGGCTGATAAACTATTGCCTAAAGGAAGCTTCTTGAGATTGCCCAGCCAAGATGAAAAAGGCATAGCATATATTAAGGAGGTAATTGCAACACCTGATGCTTGGCATGAAGCTAAAGATGCGATCGCCGAAGCGCGTCAGATTATTCTTCACAAATTAAACCTTCTCAATTGGTTATCGAATTTGATTGACCGACTAACCTAAAGCGCGAGAGTTTAAACAATCAAAAAATGGGAAATTCAAATGACAGACGGTATATATACGCTGGCTAACGATCGTGTCTACAACCAACTCGTTGCCATACTCAACAGTATAGAGGTCAATGTCGGTAAGCAAATGCCGGTTTGCGTGATTGCTTACGATGATAACCTGGAGAAAGTTCGTGCAGAAGTCGCCAAAAGAGAGAATGTCAGCCTGCTAGAAGATCCTGAATTGTTTGCTAGTTGGGAAGATTTGTCAGCAAGAGTATGGAAAGCACATCCCACAGCTTTCAATATTTGGCAAGAAAAAGGAATTGAAGGGGTTTATCGGATTGGCATGAACCGGCGCTACTACGCTTTTGATAAAGAAGCACCTTTTGAAAAATTTGCATATTTTGATGCAGATGTTTTAGTATTGAATTCCCTAGAACAAATCTTTAAAGCGCTGGATAAAAATGATTTTGTGGTATATGACTTTCAGTACAAAGACCCATCCCATATCTACAATATCAAAAGTTCTAAATTATTAGAAGTATTTCCGCAAAGCCGCCTAGAGTCAGAGATTTTTTGCGCGGGATTTTACGCAGGAAGACGGGGAATATTTACACCAGAAAAGTTAGATGTGGTAGTATCCAGCTTAGAAGCGGGAGAGGCAGAAATTTTGTATATGTCAGCGCCGAATCAGTCGGTGCTAAACTATATGATAATGCGATCGCATATACCAGTTTATAATTTAGCCCTGGAATTACCTAAAAGTCAATCAACGGGTTGCGCTGTGAGTTCCAATCACTTCGAGTTACGAGATAATGTTTTGTACGATCGAGGCAATCAACTAACTTATCTTCATTACATTGGCGTATCTTCTAAACTATTTAATAGAATTTGTGATGGTGAAAATCTTGATTGTCCCTACCGGGATATCTTTTTACACTATCGCTATCTCCACGAACCGGAAAACAAACCTAAGTTTACTGGTAAACCAATACCATACAATCCACCTCCCAGTCTGGGAACACGAGTTTTACGCAAACTTGGCTTATCTAGCTAAGGATTCCTCGATTCTTATCTCAAGCTAACATCTAAAATCTGAAATCCCAAATACCTATGAGTCGCGGAATTTACATTGTAGCAAATGAAAAAGTTGGCGAGAATGCGATCGCACTCCTGAATAGCATTCGTTACTACGATCCCAATGTGTCTGTCTTTTTAATTCCCTTCAATGATAATTATCAAAATCTTGCCGCTATTCTCAGCGAAAAACATAATGTCCAAATCTTTCCAGATCTAGATTTTCTAAACCAATTCACTCAAAAAATTGCCGAAATTTTTGACCGTGACTTTCTAGCGCTTCCCAATAAGATGCGAAAGCTAGTAGCCTGGTTTGGCCCTTTAGATGAATTTCTCTATATTGATACAGACATTATTGTATTTGAGAAAATTGCAGATGTTTTAGATTACTTAGCAGAATTTGGCTTTATTTGCAATGATTATCATCACGCAGGTAGAGGTTTGCAAGACATTTTTTCACCTTTAATAAGAGAACAAAAAATATTTACGGAAGAACAATTAAGCGATGTCTTTAATAGCGGCTTTTGGGCATCTAAAAAAGGCACAATTTCATTAGAGGAGATGTACGAACTGTTGCGCGAATGCTCCCAACATCGCGAATATTTTGACTTTTCTCGCCAGGTAACAGATCAGCCCATATTAAATTACATAATACTAAAGTCTATTCCAAAACGCTTGAATCTCGTCAAAATTCCGGGGGGAGGCCCAGGCAGTTGGGCAGGTTCAAAACACTTCCAAGAAAGAGACCGCGTACTCTATGATGGGGAGAAAAGGTTACAGTATATTCATTGGGCGGGAACACCAATGAAACCAGGTGCGCCATATCGAGAATTGTGGGAGTACTACCGCTATCTCAAGGAACCCAAACCAACTGAAACATCGACTGTTCAGACAAAAAGTTTTTGGCAGGGAATGATAAATAAAGCCAAAAATTTATTTTGATTGCTTTTGAATTAAATCCTCCCGACTTTAATAGGCAACGGTCATATCGTGTCCGGTTGTATCGGTATTGTATGGTAGGGGCGGGTTTTGTCACGAGGTTGTCTGTTGTCATCAAGAATTGTCGTCTAAACCCGCCCCTACAATCAGACAACCTATACAAGTCCGGTGCTATCGGACATGATATAGCCCTTATAAGGTAGATGAGGTATGACTGACAGCTTATATAACCACTAAATTAAGAGGGCTAAAGCCCAACTACGTACCTCACTTACTTGAGAACCGCTATATCATACCCCCTAGAACAAATTGCGATCGGGCCAGAACGATCGAGCGATTTGTTCTAGGGCGTTTTTTCCTATTTATGGCTATTGAACCATAAAGCAACGTTGCCTACAGCTTTATCGATCGTTTCAGGTTCTTCATAAAATTGAAACTGAATATTGTCACCCAACCAAACCATACGTTTGTCTTTGGCTGCAATTAATTCAAACAATTTTTTAGGAATAACAGGACCGCTCGCCGCCCTGTCAGCGTGAACCATTAACGTCGGTGTGGTAAGCTTTCTGAATGTTTCATCTACACGATAAGTCCATAATTCTGCTTCACTCATAGCGGCAACCCGGTTTTCCCAAAGACCGTGAAAATTCCAAGCCGGGCCGCGATCGGCCCAACGGATATACCACTCATATATCGGTTTGGACAACAGCAAAGCGTTAGGATCTGTCAAGCTTACAATAGGGATATAATCAACTTGACTTGTTTTTTCAAATTTAGCCTTGGCTTGCTTTCCTCGTTCAATGCGAGCAAGAGTTTTGTCCTCACCGCCGTTGTATTCATCGATAGTTTCCTTGGTTAAATAATGTCCTGCCACAATCGCTAATGCCTTAATTCGAGGATCTTCAGTTGTAGCCTGAATTGTCCAATTGACACCTTGACATATACCAAGTGCGTAAATTTTATCCTTATCGACTTCTTTGCGGCCTAGCAAATAACTAACTGCGGATTTAAAGTCAGAAACTTTGGCCTGCGGACTTTCATAACGACGTGGTTCGCCACCGCTTTCACCGTGAAAACACGGGTCAAATGCCAACGTTACAAAACCGGCTTTTGCCATTCGGGTAGCATACTGAACAGGCGATTGTTCTTTCACAAACGCCACCGGACCCAGAATCGTCACAGCGGGGCCTGGGTTGGCAAGTCCCTTGGGTAAGTAGAGATTGCCAACCAGTTCTACGCCATTACTATTAAACGTGACACGCTCCATAGTGTAGGAGCCATCAAAAGATTCCATCTCTGTATTAAGCATATTCGCCTCTGCTTTGTGATTTACTTTGGGCAGAAAAAGACTCAGCAAAAATCCCCCTACACCGGCAGCACTAGCTTTTACAAGGGTTCTTCGCGAAGGATGGATTTGGGAAGCTTTTTTTCTAAAGAGCATAGTCAGTTTCCTTTGAGATTAAATAGCGAAGGATTGCTAATTGGTGATAACCGTCTCTACACCGGGCGAGTTTCTAGTCGCCCGACAGCGCTCCCATTTGGCCGAGCGCTGTCGCCCAATCTTCGACGTGCCACGTTCGCACAATCTTTCCATCCTGCACTTGATGAATGTCAATCGCCTGAATTCGGATCGTGCATCCGGTTGCTTCGACGCCCAATAATTTGGCGTTATGCGTTCCAGTGAGAATCGATCGAGCGACAACCTTATCCCCTTCGGCAATAAGTTCCTGTAGCTCGGCTTTAAAGTCAGGGATCGTTCCGAACAAATGCTCGAACACAGGCTTTGCGCCCGCCAGACCTGGTGCCTGCCCTGGTGCTAGTGGAATGTCATCCCAGTTCTCGGCTAGGGCTTTGTCAAGCAGCGACAAATTCCTTGTATTAAAGGCTTCGTAGAAGATATTTACAGGCACCTTATTGCTCTCAATATCTCCTGTTACAATCACTTGGTCTGTATTGGGCATATTTGCCTATGCTTTGTGGTTCTTTACTCAGTTTACATTAGACATCTCCATAAATTAAAGGTGCGTTACCTGTAACCCTTGTAGAGACGTTGCATGCAACGTCTCTACATTCTTTGAAAGGAGATGTCCATTGGGTATAACCTATCGCCCATATCGACCCTTGAGTGTAGCCTTTGCCAAGATGTGTTCTTTCATCGAAACGTTTAGCATTGCACCAGTTGCCTCTGAACCGATTGGCAAGCTATTGACATTAAGGGCATATATCGTAAAAACGTAGCCGTGACTATCACCTGCGGGAGGACAAGGACCGCCATATTCGCTGTTACCGTAATCGGTGTAACCTTGTTTGCTGCCACTCGGTGCTAGGTTGGTGCCCGGTTTGCCAGCATTCGCTGCTAGTTTGTGAACGTTGCCGGGAATATTGAAGATTGTCCAGTGCCACCAACCAACACCTGTGGAGGCATCAGGATCGAAGAAGGTGATGGCGTAACTTTTTGTTCCTGCTGGTTCGCCGCTCCAAGTCAGTTCTGGGGATATGTTGTTGCCGGTGCAACCATATCCCCGATAAACCATTGATAGCGGGAGGTTTTTACCCTCGGAGAACTGTGCGCTCCGAAGCGTGAATGGAGAGGCCGCAGCGAGCAGTCCAGATATTGCCAAAGCTACTGCTACTAAGGTAGATATAATCAACTTTTTTGGCATTTTACTATCGATCTCCAATTAATTTGGCTTTTTTAGTTAGTACCACTTTGCTTTACCCATCGATCCGCTTTATTGGTGAATGCGATCGCTTTTAGCCGCGATGTCAGACCGAAACTGAGCTAAAGCGTCGCTCCAAATTGCAGCATATCTCAGTATAATTGCCCTCAATTATAGTTAATGTAATTCAGACGCGCTATGATGATTCTCGGTCACGAAAGTTTACCAAATGCGATCGCACAAATTCCACCGATCATCAATCCGACTCCCAACCAACTTACAAAAGTAACTCTCTCGCTGAAAATAAGTGCCCCTGCTATGGTAGTGCCAATAA harbors:
- a CDS encoding glycosyltransferase family 2 protein, translating into MAPVVSIIVTCFNQERYLEKSVKSVLSQTFTDLECLIVDDGSSDRTREVAEHLMTIDSRVKYFYKENGGVSSARNFGFRQAQGEWIQFLDADDWIDQNKTSFQLSNLNGLDGKNTVFYCDYERVFLDKEQNITDRQLNIVGSLTKDQLIQRLLIPDFLADSPFPVLQQCMLMNRSIFSKKMFDESLKALQDRDFPLGLLQAGVNFVYTPIVGAFYTKHQTNRTNKWSYMKGYYILLYETVYSKQKDLLPLCEIGIDFLVQETIREKDKANFERLIKIIDSPVYFLDKKVKVNNPAFLKIIYSLRQITPSFILYEKYRGPRSQKILSIFSKLTGKKNKEVI
- a CDS encoding glycosyltransferase family 4 protein — protein: MKVSLIVSDLSGGGAVRAFLLGQVIKKLNYEVEIVGFQFGEELYAIPPSGMPIFSVKGEKYPGLFKRAIEVLNKIDGDIIYAVKPKPTSFGISVVKKLFNNRRPLLLDMDDWELSWHGGDDWKYRPTPKQLYRDIFKKDGALKYPDHPLYVKWMENLVQNADAITIDTDFLKKRFGGVYLPNGKDTEMFDPDKYDPEASRSRYGLSGYRILMFPGAPRPHKGVEDVLIALDILNQSDLKLVIVGGSPYDDYDDKLSQRWGRWIIKLPRCPVEAMPEVVAAAHVVVVPQRNDLTARAQFPLKLTDGMAMAKPILSTKVGDIPDILNGTGYLVEPGNPEQIAVKIQEIFQDLESANERGRKGRERCVKYYSVDSMSATLSEIIAGL
- a CDS encoding ABC transporter ATP-binding protein: MSSENLLIKFVRRYPVWMSMTIVLGFSGALFNGVSTTLIVPILLNFLGQKIDLKGAPPVIGRLMSPFDGIAEDYRPIVMAGSILLAIVLKNVASYVGSLVSSSLMRALTSDLREDGLKLLLEVDYEFFGQMKVGDLINRLGGEIGRTIAMVGTTLRIVSISITILVFVGLLLAISWQLTIVSTLLLGLVALVNQQSISRSKYFGKLLSDMSKAYSIRVLEVLNGIRLVKATANEEREYKWLQKLIRDREQADYQSQVHSAAISPVSEVTGIITLMGIVILGRLVFANQIQSISTVLLTYLLVLFRLLPFITQLNGARSQLANTAASVDIVQDFLRRDNKPFMKDGSLPYKQISKGIHFNNITFKYPNHEKLVLKDINLYLPRGTTLALVGGSGAGKSTLADILPRFYDPIGGCITIDDTDLRDFDLKSLRSSMGIVSQDTFLFNDSVRNNIAYGRPDATDEEVFAAAKRANAYEFIEKLPKGFDTTIGDRGVLLSGGQRQRLAIARALLQDPDILILDEATSALDTVSERLVQQAIDDLSRDRTTLVIAHRLSTVQNAHQIAVLDQGRVVETGTHEELLDKGGYYARLYSMQFAERPEKVINGNEEIRNRLSYEVRTRLNTMIGSLRLLADDFIDTPEEKDELLEESYASAISLLNTIELFENSTKLPTK
- a CDS encoding glycosyltransferase family 10 domain-containing protein, whose amino-acid sequence is MGKKNVGMLTSYPGSTPTDWLWQQTPHPLGLWGNIQMLAPAKNPDFLLLYNFTSFPELMPEPSRFRRLLNRFQKQQGKDKQDIQAKLRGVPKESIISLVREPPFEKMKNNRIAEYQQAQKYCGYVSGPDDLAPIPDYMPAIWYHSNSFRELNEMGPPEKVRSCCWITSGIDRTAEHRQRLAFLQLLCESGLEFDLYGRDLPKWAGGYGKIGNKWNVMSGYYYNLAIENYAGNDWYVTEKLWDALLAWCLPIYYGGPAADKLLPKGSFLRLPSQDEKGIAYIKEVIATPDAWHEAKDAIAEARQIILHKLNLLNWLSNLIDRLT
- a CDS encoding Npun_R2821/Npun_R2822 family protein → MTDGIYTLANDRVYNQLVAILNSIEVNVGKQMPVCVIAYDDNLEKVRAEVAKRENVSLLEDPELFASWEDLSARVWKAHPTAFNIWQEKGIEGVYRIGMNRRYYAFDKEAPFEKFAYFDADVLVLNSLEQIFKALDKNDFVVYDFQYKDPSHIYNIKSSKLLEVFPQSRLESEIFCAGFYAGRRGIFTPEKLDVVVSSLEAGEAEILYMSAPNQSVLNYMIMRSHIPVYNLALELPKSQSTGCAVSSNHFELRDNVLYDRGNQLTYLHYIGVSSKLFNRICDGENLDCPYRDIFLHYRYLHEPENKPKFTGKPIPYNPPPSLGTRVLRKLGLSS
- a CDS encoding Npun_R2821/Npun_R2822 family protein; this translates as MSRGIYIVANEKVGENAIALLNSIRYYDPNVSVFLIPFNDNYQNLAAILSEKHNVQIFPDLDFLNQFTQKIAEIFDRDFLALPNKMRKLVAWFGPLDEFLYIDTDIIVFEKIADVLDYLAEFGFICNDYHHAGRGLQDIFSPLIREQKIFTEEQLSDVFNSGFWASKKGTISLEEMYELLRECSQHREYFDFSRQVTDQPILNYIILKSIPKRLNLVKIPGGGPGSWAGSKHFQERDRVLYDGEKRLQYIHWAGTPMKPGAPYRELWEYYRYLKEPKPTETSTVQTKSFWQGMINKAKNLF
- a CDS encoding alpha/beta hydrolase, coding for MLFRKKASQIHPSRRTLVKASAAGVGGFLLSLFLPKVNHKAEANMLNTEMESFDGSYTMERVTFNSNGVELVGNLYLPKGLANPGPAVTILGPVAFVKEQSPVQYATRMAKAGFVTLAFDPCFHGESGGEPRRYESPQAKVSDFKSAVSYLLGRKEVDKDKIYALGICQGVNWTIQATTEDPRIKALAIVAGHYLTKETIDEYNGGEDKTLARIERGKQAKAKFEKTSQVDYIPIVSLTDPNALLLSKPIYEWYIRWADRGPAWNFHGLWENRVAAMSEAELWTYRVDETFRKLTTPTLMVHADRAASGPVIPKKLFELIAAKDKRMVWLGDNIQFQFYEEPETIDKAVGNVALWFNSHK
- a CDS encoding ester cyclase; translation: MPNTDQVIVTGDIESNKVPVNIFYEAFNTRNLSLLDKALAENWDDIPLAPGQAPGLAGAKPVFEHLFGTIPDFKAELQELIAEGDKVVARSILTGTHNAKLLGVEATGCTIRIQAIDIHQVQDGKIVRTWHVEDWATALGQMGALSGD
- a CDS encoding YbhB/YbcL family Raf kinase inhibitor-like protein translates to MPKKLIISTLVAVALAISGLLAAASPFTLRSAQFSEGKNLPLSMVYRGYGCTGNNISPELTWSGEPAGTKSYAITFFDPDASTGVGWWHWTIFNIPGNVHKLAANAGKPGTNLAPSGSKQGYTDYGNSEYGGPCPPAGDSHGYVFTIYALNVNSLPIGSEATGAMLNVSMKEHILAKATLKGRYGR